TACTGTCATCTGTCACTAGGGATCATAGGTGTGATATCAGTGAACCTCGTAGCAATTTTGAGTAGTGCAAAACTTGGAAACATTATCTAGGATTCAAGTCTTCGTTCGGAATTGCATTCATAATATTCCCTACGGTAGATCTAAAACTACATTTTGTTCGCATGACATGTGTTGTATCCCATTCGTGGTTCTGAAGCTGAAACTTTGTCAATTATAAGATTTTACCAGAAATGTGAGAATAAATTTCTTTAATTTCAGGTTAAGTAATCACGCTATTAGTGTTAGTTGAAGTTTATGCAGTTTCTGCCAATATGGTTCATGATGGAAACCATAAGCATATAACAAAGAATTTGGTTCTTACAAAGAATCCTGCCACTTAAGAAATTATTGACttggtattagattttttatttgttgtgcaggTTGTTAACTCATTTTCGGATACAGTCAAACCCAAAAGACCAGCAATTGCCTTTTTCTGTTTCATGTAATTCTCTCCAATGCTCATAGTTTCTATAAGTTCCTCAATGTCTCTCTTTTCTTACTTATGCTTGACTGATTTTTCCAGGGAAGAATCTAGACAAACATATAAGAATGAACATCCTAACAACAAGGCAGTCATCGTTGTATGTTAACTCTACAGTTCCACCTGTCTTTTTTgtctttaaatttaattttttacCGGGCTTTTATATTTGTTATTTTGCCTTTTCCTTTCCACTTAAAGTAGATAGGCAAAGCTGGAGGAGGTAAATGGAAATCATTGTCTGGTGCTGTAAGTGATTTCTTTAGGGACAGAAGTTTCATTTTCATAAAAATCTTGGAACTTTATTTGGTTAAATTTAACATTTGTCTGTGAAAAAATAAATACCGGAAGtagaaaatggttttcttaatatAATTTTCTGATGTCTTTTATTTTCACTACTCATTTGTGTGCATTGTtctttcaatatattttttttattgttgtcaTGATTTGGTAGAGTGAAGGAGTCAGACGAATCATTTGACTTCAACAAGTCAGACGAATCAGAGTCCGATGAAGACAATGAAAGCGAAGAGGTATTTCTTTACAGACCCTAGTTTGATATTTTTCGTAGAAATTCATTGAAAGTTTTCTTTCAACAGTTAGTTGAAACTGTGTTCAATCAAGAACCGGGGTTGCTAAGAGTAGCCTTAAACCCGAAACCCTGTATGCTTCAAAACCTTTAGTGCTCGATGGTTTGACCTTTGGGTCCCTGGGAATGGGGCCAATATTAGAATATGGCTAAACAATTGGATTCCTAGTCAAGTCTCGTGCAATGACGAACCTTCTGATGCTGATAGTGTTGCTGTATTGTCGGAGACTTGGTGACCCGCTTGTCATTGCATCAGCTGCTATGGTGCTCAAAAACTTGATTTTTTATATTGTCATGAAATGTCAAATAGAATAAACTATTAAAACTTCTTCATTAGCTCTTTATGTTCCTTCTGTTTTTGCTCGATGCTCTGTGATGATATTGTTAGGTTTAGAGTATGAATACATTGTGTAAATTCCAATCTTTACTGGGAAATGCATTCATAACAGCCTACAGTACCAAGTAAAGCTAAAATCAGATGCATGTTGCACAATATTATACGGTTCAAACATAAAAGCTGTCATCttaaattatttgtttgttaaGTATGAGTTGTAGTAAATGTTTGGAAATCAAATTCTTAATAATTGCAACAACTTCATAACCAGGATCCATTTCTTCAAGGACTGAATAAACTCTGGTTGTCACTACACGATTAAGAACAATATAGAAGTAATACTATTACTATGCGTAGGGTTCCTGAACTTTGTGTCTTTGTGTATTGCTCTATCTGGAGAATAAAATATGCAAAGCAGCAAAGACTCATAAACAATATCTTCGACCATATAACAACTGTTATTACGGTCGCCAGGTTCACTCACTAAATGCCAAGCATTGTTGGATAACAACTCTTAAATGCAACTGAAAAGCCGTTGGTTGGAAAAACCTTCCCCAGACTTGTTTGGCGAAAATAACTGGACTATTACTAACAGAAGGATCATTGTTTATTGTTTCGATCATGTAGGTAGATTGGCACAGACCTAAAGTGCCTACCAGCGCCTATTCCATTTTCATGTACCTCTCTCTATTCCTCAAATTGTTCCTCATTTTTTAATACAGGTCCTATCTTTTTCTCATTTATATgtttgatatttgtttgtttttctaggGAAATATTCAGACAACTATACAAGGAAAAGCATCCGAACAATAGATCTGTCTGTGTTTTAAGTTATCACGGCAGATTTACCTCAATTTCTCTACATATCAGTTCCATTTGTGCTTATCATCTtatttgctttactttatttcagAACCAAAAGGTAAGCAAAGCTGGGGGAGATGGATGGAAATCAATGTCCGATTCTGTAAATAGCTTCTCTTATGAAAAAAAATGTTTGATACGTTTTCCATTCCAATTAATGTTGGCTTTTGCTAGCTTTAACTTTTATTCTTATTACAGGAGAAAGCTCCTTGTGTAGCAACTGAAAAGCAAAGCAAAATCGAGTATCTCAAATACATGAGAGCGCATGAGAAGAAGATATAAAGCTGTGCAGCTTTGAAGGTGCGAACTCTTAAAGATACAGGAGTCAGTTTGGGGTTATCATTTCCTTCTACAAACATTCTTATGACATGATTAATGGATGATAACAGTGTAGAGGATGTTGAAGATGACAACAGTGAAGACGTTTTTTCTGCATAAAATAATTTCATAAGAATTCTTTTGGTTGCCGAAAGAGGATGAAGAGTAGAATGAGGTgaagtaaagaagaagatgatttagCTGGTGTAGTTGATCACTAATACTCTTGATTTAGCTGGTGTAGTTGAGTGTTTTCACATGTAGAAGCTTAAATCTCTGTAGTACAATCTTTATTCTTGTGTGTAAATTTCATGCGTGTAAATTTTAACCTTTTGCAGCTAAATTATTAATAGATTTTGTTGTAAATTACATTTATATATTCCCACTCCATGTACAATTCGATACAAATAACGTTTTAGAATTTCCCAGTTCAAAGATTTTGGTCAATGTCCTTCCCAAGGACATTGCGAGCTTAGACCCGGCAACTGACTTTAACTGTTGTTGGTTTATAATTAGTTTACAACTAGAGGTACTAAATGCTTTCTTGTCACATGGCCTCCTGTAAGTgccaaaaagtttttttttcaaattatgTCTTCATCTTCGGCCGCTAGATCCTGCAAAATTTCAACCTTCGTGTTTTATTTCGATTTTGATAATGGAAATGGGGAAAACAACTTTGGCAATCAAAGTACTAGAAACTCAGAGCTTCTAATCCTAATTTGAAAGAGCAAGATTTCTATACCATTAAGAGCATATTTCACTTCACATTCCTTCCCtttatattttttcttcttttatattTGCCGACTATGTCTATGATGAAATTACTTGTAGGTGAGATTAGGGAAGGAATGGAGAGAGTTGGGTTTGAAGTGGTGAGTTTAGATCTTCGGAAGACTCATCTTCCCTCTACAAATTAATATAATCTAGGTTTGGTTCTATACTACTGCAGAGTCACAAAGATGGCCTAGAGTGTAATAGTGTTGGAAGGTTCAAAGTGGATATCACCTCATTTGAATCGCTAGTATTgccttagagcaagtcttatggtggaattcttccatcttccacgctacctcggcacttggaactgtggatggaagcgcaagtgtaatggtggaatagtaaaacgctattcttaatggaggtaaaaaaacgccattaagaatggagctaaaaaaacgcaattaagaatggagtttttttcagccgttagatttcaacaactcattttgaatctacggataaaaaaaaacgcaattcttaatggcgTTTTTTTAGCGCCAATCTTATTTgcgtttagcgctattcttattggcgtttagatggattccacgaacccttccaccaaaccatggaaccctccttggattttttgtggaaaaccccaacttggaagccattagacttgacattccatttttttccacacttggaataagttggattccaccataagacttgctcttaattGCACGTAGTCTATGTAATcggttgtttgtttgttttttcttgcCTCAAGTCAGAGTGAGTCAGTTACAAAATGACACCTGACTCAAATAGTTCCCGGTGAGATAATGAGCGGTTAGATTTCGGATCAGAcatcagaaaaagaaaacaatgaCTGACTAGGCATTGGAACTATTTGAGTCAATCTGGATCACTTATTTAGTTGACATGTTCTTTCATTCTGAAATGTGATTAATGTATTTTAAAGAAGACATTGAGTTAGTCGTCATTGATAAAGCTGGTAAAATGGATTTGTTGAGTTCATCATTTTTCCTGCTGTGTTAATAGCTAGCACTATGGAGAGCCATTTCCCTTCCCTATCCCGCAAATGTAAGGAAGGGATGGCACAAGGAAGGCAAGCTTGCTATGGTGTCCtctcatcccttccctacacTAAGCGGGTACTCAGTACGTGTATGAACAGTGTCAAACGGGTACTCAGTACGCGTATAAGTCAACTCGTTGACTTGACCAAAAACGGGTACTCAGTAAGCGTTTCGTAGGTTTAAGTTCTCAGAACTTCGACCCAGTCgagcatttcttcttcttttctaatttTCATCACCTCAAAACCCTATCTAACCCCTCTTACCCCCTTTCGATCTTCATATTGATTCATTGCGATTCAATTGCTTAAATTAAAAGGGTTTGATCGTTACTACAAGGTGAAACAAATCCAttcttcaatttcaaatttcatccaaaaaatcatctaaggcGAGTGATTCTAATGTTAGGGTTTCCaattaatttgattttaattttgatgaaattgttgaTATTAGTTTGGTTGAATATGTAGTATACAATTCAATAACGTTATTAAAACATATATTTAGTGAAAAATCCATGATTATTTGTGTGTGTCTTGATTTATGTTTAATGAAACTAAGATATAAAAACTTGAGTGGTAGAggataaatataaaaatcaaAGAGGTATAGTAagatgaagagaaagaagaaattaATTGATGTAAGAAGGAGAAAGTAAGAATcaattgatttggtgtggtttgagtagagaattagagtggtatttatagaggattttgaaaaaatggcCGTTGGGATCCGACGGTCTGGAAAATAGAACCGTTACTAgtgatggatggttaggatcgggtgtgagagaggtgtaaaccaaaaaaggtcaaacaaatataaTTTCCGAAACGGGTACTCAGTAGCCGTATAAAAAGCTACGGCTACTCAGTACGCGTAAAACGTAAAAATATACGGGTACTGAGTAcccgtgtga
This is a stretch of genomic DNA from Papaver somniferum cultivar HN1 chromosome 1, ASM357369v1, whole genome shotgun sequence. It encodes these proteins:
- the LOC113298603 gene encoding HMG1/2-like protein isoform X2, with translation MSHADKRVASDEDESDSDESEEVVNSFSDTVKPKRPAIAFFCFMEESRQTYKNEHPNNKAVIVIGKAGGGKWKSLSGASEGVRRII
- the LOC113298603 gene encoding HMG1/2-like protein isoform X1 yields the protein MSHADKRVASDEDESDSDESEEVVNSFSDTVKPKRPAIAFFCFMEESRQTYKNEHPNNKAVIVIGKAGGGKWKSLSGAVSDFFRDRSFIFIKILELYLVKFNICL